DNA from Nitrospirae bacterium CG2_30_53_67:
ATCCCCATTATCCTGGTCAGCGCCAAGAGCAGCATAGAGGATGCCGTCAGGGGGCTTGAACACGGCGCCGATGATTACATCCGTAAACCCTATAATGAGATGGAGCTCCTGGCGAGGGTCAAGTCGGCCCTCAAGACGAAGCATCTGCATGATGAGGTTCACCATACCAACCGGATGCTTTCCAACCAGAAGGAGCAGATCGAAACCATCATCAACACCATGGGGGAGGGGCTCTTTTCCGTGAATCAGGACATGGAGATCGTCTTCTTCAATCATGCGGCCGAGGAGATCACCGGGTACAACTTCCGGGAAGCGATCGGCAAAAACTGCGCAAAGATCTTCAAGTGCCCTGACGACGAGGCCTGCTGTCAGTCTTCTTTGGACTTCAAGCCCGAACCAGGCCGGAAGATCGCCCGAGAATACCTGATGGAACGGAAAGACGGTTCCAGGATCCCGATTCTCAAAAGTACGAGTTTTCTCCTTTCCGCCGAGGGAGAGGTGATGGGCCGGGTTGAGGTCATCCGTGACATCAGCAAGGAGCGTGAACTTGAACAGAAGAAGGCGGATTTCATATCCATGGTGATCCATGATCTGAAAAATCCGTTGAGCACCATTACAATCTGCGACAAGATCGTGATGAATGAAACCAAGGGGCATATAGACAAGGACCTGACCCAGTTGTTGGCGAATATCGAATCCAGCGCCAATAACCTCTTGAACCAGGTCAATGAACTCCTGGACATATCCAAACTGGAGTCCGGGGCCATGGAGTTCAAGAAGCAGAGAATCGACATGAACGATGTCATGGATATCTCCATCCATACCCAGCGGATCATCTCCATGGAAAAGCAGATCGAGATCGAGAAGGATTTCGCAGCGGAACGCTACCCGGTCATGGGGGACAAGGATTTTCTGATGCGCGTGATGATCAACCTGATCGGCAATGCCATCAAGTTCACCCCCAAGGGGGGCAAAATCAGCGTCGTGGCAAGGGATCACCCGCAGAGGGTCCCTGAGCATCCTCGCTCCCCGCAGCTCGAAGAGGCGGAGAAGATCCTGGAGATCTCCATCAAGGACAACGGGACCGGGATCCCTGAGAATGACCTTTCCACTATTTTTGACAAATTCCGGCGGGTCCGGGGCACGACCGAGATCGAGGGCTCAGGCCTCGGTCTCTATATCGCCAAGGTGATCATTGAGGCCCACGGCGGACGAATATGGGTGGAGAACAATTCAGACCAGGGGAGCACATTCACCATTCTGCTCCCTGCATTGAAGGAATAGGAACCAATATTGAAGCGGCAGACCGCTAAGGAGCGTTCATGAAGGAGAAAAAGCTGACATACAAGGATGCGGGCGTGGATATCCAGGCCGGGGACGACTTTGTGGATCGGATCTCTCCCATGGTCCATTCGACCTTCGGTCCTGAAGTGCTCACCGGCATCGGCGGGTTCGGCGGACTCTTCGCCCTCGATATCAGCAGAATGAAAGAACCCGTTCTGGTTTCGGGCACGGATGGGGTCGGAACCAAACTGAGGCTCGCTTTCCTAACCGGGATGCACCATACCGTGGGGATCGACCTGGTGGCCATGTGTGTGAATGATATCCTGGTCTCAGGCGCAAGGCCCCTCTTTTTTCTGGATTATTTTGCCACGGGCAGGCTGAATATCGAACAGAGCTCGGATGTGGTCAAAGGGATTGTGGAGGGGTGCCGCCAGGCCGGGTGCGCCCTGATCGGAGGGGAGACGGCGGAAATGCCCGGCTTTTACCGGGCGGGGGAATACGACCTGGCAGGTTTTGCCGTCGGGGTTGTGGAACGCTCCCGCCTGATCGACGGGTCCCGCATGGTTCCCGGAGACAGCGTCATCGGGATCGCGTCAAGCGGCCTTCACAGCAACGGCTATTCCCTGGTGCGGGAGGTTTTCCTCAATGTTCACCATACGGACTTAGAAAAGACCATTCCAGCCCTGGGCCGCCCCCTGGGTGAGATCCTCCTTGAGCCTACACGGATTTATGTCCGATCCGTGCTCTCTCTCCTCGAAGAAAAGACCGTGAAGGGGATGGCCCATATCACCGGCGGAGGGATCCCGGGCAACCTCCCGAGGATTTTCCCGGAGGGGTGTTCCGCCCGGA
Protein-coding regions in this window:
- a CDS encoding phosphoribosylformylglycinamidine cyclo-ligase; its protein translation is MKEKKLTYKDAGVDIQAGDDFVDRISPMVHSTFGPEVLTGIGGFGGLFALDISRMKEPVLVSGTDGVGTKLRLAFLTGMHHTVGIDLVAMCVNDILVSGARPLFFLDYFATGRLNIEQSSDVVKGIVEGCRQAGCALIGGETAEMPGFYRAGEYDLAGFAVGVVERSRLIDGSRMVPGDSVIGIASSGLHSNGYSLVREVFLNVHHTDLEKTIPALGRPLGEILLEPTRIYVRSVLSLLEEKTVKGMAHITGGGIPGNLPRIFPEGCSARIRKGSWDVPAVFSVLSEYGGVPEDEMFRTFNMGIGMALVVSSGDTGEVLKRLRRSGETAWIIGEICEGNREVILQ